The DNA region GCGATAATTTTATTGATACCTAAAAACATCAAGCGGACTATCCTGACCCCGTTTCTCGGCGAAGATGAGAAAATGGAGGCCAGATCGCCTTTGCCCGCGGTTGATTTGCGGGAGACAATCGCCATCAATACGCTTATTGCCGTGAACGTTCTCTTTTTCGTTTACAATGCGGTGGATATTTCGTTCCTTTGGATAAAGCGCGCCTTGCCAGAAGGCTTTGCGTATTCAGTATACGCCCGCAGCGGAACGCTCTGGTTGACCATGGCATTGGCTTTAACCAGCCTGATACTGGGGATTATTTTTATCCGCGACCTTAATTTCCACCGCCGGGCGTCTTTTTTGAAGATTCTTTCCTGGATTTGGGTGGCGCAGAACCTGGTCTTGGCGCTTGCCACTTTCCGCCGTCTGCAGGTATACATTGATTATAACGGTCTTACGCGGCTGAGGATTGTCGGCGCTTACGGGATTACTTTAGTGGTCATCGGGCTTTTGATCGTTGCCTTTAAGATGCAAAGGGTGAGGAGTTTCCTGTGGATGATACGCCGTCATTTGCTTGCCTTTGCGCTGGCGCTTTTCGCGCTTGCCGTAACGCCGATGGACTGGCTGGTTTTTAAATACAATACCGGAATCATACTTTATGAGAACCCGCGTTCAGCTATCCAATTAATCGTTCAGCCCATCACTGCCGAAGGAATCCCGCCGCTCATTCCTTTATTGGATTCTAAGGACCAGGCTATCCGCGAAGGGGTTGCCGGCATACTCCTCAGGGAGCAGGCGAGATTGCAAAAGCTGAAGGATGCGGAAACCCGCTGGGCGGATAAAGAGCTTTCCCGCTCCAATGCCCTGGAGGCGATTAAATCCGCCCGTCCTAAATTGGACGAAATCATTCCGGATGGGAATTGGCAGAAGGCATTAAAGCAACTGGACGATTACGCCAGAAGATGGTGGTAAAACCTGCCGGAAAAGACTCTTTGCGGAATCAGGCTTTCCTGATTTTGTAGGTGTCCTACACTTTAAAGCCGGATATTATTTATGATGCCGTATCCCGTGAAGTAATGTCCTGAAGATATAATATGTGCTGAAAAGGATTATGGACAGCGCCGTCCCGAAACACAGTATCACCAGCGATTCGTAAGCACCCTGGTACATATCCATGCTTGAGGCGTTGGGGCGTGAGAGCATGTATTGGAATACCGCTTCAAACGCCATTGCCGTTGCCAATATACTCGCCATGAACGATAATACCCCCAAGCCTTTCAATACCTTGGGCCAGAACAGGAACTTCTTAAAGCCGTCAGGCAATTGGCTATTGGAAGAGATGTATTGGCGGGCCTTGGAAAGATTCTTGATATTGGCGATAACCGCCGCAAAAGAGGCAACCAGGAAAAAGCAGAATACCGCGGTATAAGCCGGCCCGCATAATTTTACCAGATGAATAATGCTTGTCCCCATAAGAGCATTCTTTCCGGCTGATTTCAGCCTCAAAGAAATTTATAGCCGCGTTTGTCCGCGTTAACCTGTGTGCAATGAATCACTTCTTAACCAGTGTTTTTACCGTTTTGATGATGCCTTCGGCATCCAGCCCGAGTGATGCCAGTAATTTAGCGCGGTTGCCGTGCTCGATGAATTTATCCGGGATTCCAAGGCACCTGGTTTTTCCGGTGTCCTTGCCTAATCTGTTCAGGCATTCCAGGACCGCCGAGCCGAACCCGCCGCTT from Planctomycetota bacterium includes:
- a CDS encoding DUF4173 domain-containing protein, whose translation is MNSLPEENPSPEMPKPEPSKPESPTNIPEPDIKPFADALEPPPIPKPKKASIIPDITGIAILAVFLLIILFDYFIYQGSERSGGAGLGVLILLSAIVIWFVENKPLTKSSVICGILVLIFALRTIWQAVSLAEIISFMLLFTFACSSRQFLIHIPELCHYFLLTFVAIPLTLLGFGKTFMRFGAKSPGWSLKGFRIGLTWLIPAAVVLVFLFIFAMGNIVVESWMGDAWDWVWKQISNIFEYISFGRLFFWIVSFFIAIILLIPKNIKRTILTPFLGEDEKMEARSPLPAVDLRETIAINTLIAVNVLFFVYNAVDISFLWIKRALPEGFAYSVYARSGTLWLTMALALTSLILGIIFIRDLNFHRRASFLKILSWIWVAQNLVLALATFRRLQVYIDYNGLTRLRIVGAYGITLVVIGLLIVAFKMQRVRSFLWMIRRHLLAFALALFALAVTPMDWLVFKYNTGIILYENPRSAIQLIVQPITAEGIPPLIPLLDSKDQAIREGVAGILLREQARLQKLKDAETRWADKELSRSNALEAIKSARPKLDEIIPDGNWQKALKQLDDYARRWW